TCTTCCGCCAGTCAGGGTTGATGCGCGAGAAGTGGGACGCAGTCCACTACGCCGACGGCAGCACCTACGGCGAGAAGACGATCGAACGAGCGATCGGGACTGTCGACGAGTTCTACGATCCGACTGGCGGAGCGGACGCTGGCGCGTCTCCGACTGACCTCGAGGGCCAGCGCCGCCGGACTCATCTCATCGAACAGAATCGCCTGCTGAAGGAGCGGATCGCCAACCTGGAGACACGACTGGCGGAGAAAAACGAGCGGATCGAGCAATTGGAGGGCAAACTTCAGCGACTCGGGCGTGGCTCCGATCTGTCTGCGGAACGGTCGAGCGAGTGACGATCCGATCGAAGATTTGTTTTTCCGAATTGGGTAGCGAACTCCTCGTGGACACTGTCCACGATAGAACCTGGTAAGCGGTGATTTTCTGTGTAATCGGTTGGTGATTAGGGCGGACTGAATATGGCTCGCCACGCTCGCCGCTGCCACCCTACGCGTCACTCGGCACCGACCGTTCCGGGCGGGCTTCCGCTCCAGTGGGTGCGGGTCCTGCCGGGCGTCCGGTTTGCCGCCAGCGGGTAAGCGCGGGGGATTGCGCTCCGGTCGGTGCTCATCCCGCCACGCTTACTCCGCTGGACGTTCGCTCCAGGCGGGTCAGCGCGCGCGGCTGTTTGTGCACGTCCCTCGGGCGCTCTCGCTCGCGCCCAAAGGGGCGCTCGCGAAGGCGCGAGCGAGAGCGCAGAGACGGTTCTGTCGGTCGTCATCGTGGAAAACCGCGATGCTGGAACATCGCGGTGGTGGCGCGTGAGCGCCTTCGGAATCTGGTGTGATTCCAATGTCAGGTAAACAGCTATCGACTAATGAAGTTTCGGTCGATGCACAGGCACTCGAACCAACGCGCGAGCGGAGCGGAAATGACGGAGTCGGTGAAGTCGTCGAGGACACGCCGGAGTTCAGGCCGTCGGTCCAACAGGAGACGCAGGCCAAGGTGGATTCAAATCACCCGGACGGAATGGTGCAGGACTTCTCGCACCTTACGCTGGAACAGGAAGAGCGGATCAAGGCCCGGGAGGCCGAACTCGAGCACATTAGCGCGCAGGCGGAACTCACGTCTCAGGACGGGCGAGCACGACGGACGCGTGAGGTCGTCATCGAAGATCGGCGGGAGTTGCGACGCGAGCGACAGAGGTCGGACCCACGAGAGCGACTGTCGCAGGACGAACTGGCGTCGGTGAATCGGGAGGCTGATCGGATCGCGAAGCGGTTCGACGGTGGGCCTCGACGAGCGGCCATCGCCCGGGTCCTGGCCGAGCGGGTGGTCCGTGGACAGGATCTCACGGAGGCAGTCTTCGAGACGATCGACGAGTGGAAAGCCGAACCCGGTGTGATCTGCCCGATCGCAGACGTGCCGGACGTGCAGTCGAACGAGGTGGACATCGAGGGTGAGGTGATCGAGCTGTGGGCTCCCTCCGACCCAGCCATAGCCCAGGTCGGCCTTATCGTGGACGAAACGAGCACGATCAAGTTTACGAGCTGGAAAAAATCAGATCCGAAGATCGTTCAGGAGGGCGAGACCGTTCGGATGTACGGTGTCAAGAAGAACTGGTACGACGGACGGTGTTCGGTCGCTGTGACCTACCACAGTCGGATCGAGTTCCCCGAACGGGACTGCTGGTGGGAGTAGCCGGTTTTGACAACAGGCCCATCTTTTTGTCGTTCTTTCTCTCTGCTATTAGTGTCGACCGCAATTGCCTGCAGTAACGTTTGTGTACTCCCGAAAAGGGTGCGGGAGCCACGGTCTGACGTGGCTTCGCATCCAACGATGTGTTCGACGAACCGATGCCCCGAATGTGGCAGTACCGACGTCAATCACCTGCGAATGCGCGTCGACGGCATGGATCCTTCGATCACGGTCTGTGTCATGATGTCCTGTACCAACTGTAAGCACGAGTGGTAAGAACGACCAGACAGAGACAAAAGAACTGAAAATCGTCTCTTATCACTTCTGTGCCGCCTCGCCCCACGGCCCACCTCCCCACCCTCCGCTCCGTGCTCGCTCCCTCCGGTCGCTGCGCGCGCAGCCACAACCCAATCCTTGAATTTTATACAAGAAAATCGGTTTAGCAGGAGGTCTACTATATGCTCTATCTCGAATAGCTCACGACTGTCAGAAAGAATGCAACTCCTCCGGAAGCTAATACGAAACCACCAAGTCCTGAGAATGCTTCAGAAAGAAATTCTGAGACAGCCGTTGTTGTAAACGCCGCTACGATCGTAACCATAGAGAAGAATACAAACCCCGGCCAGAATGGTAACAGTCGCCCGTCTCGACGATGAACCCCTATCGAACTGCGTCTCCCTCCGAATATCTCATTAATCCCATATCCGATGAGTACTCCAATCATAGCCGAAATTCCAACCGTCGTGATCGTTGTCACTGCTCATCACCTCCGTTCAGGTCTCGACGAATTTTCGCGTACTTTGGATCATTAGAGAGGGTCAGTTGGTGAGTATCGCCGTCAGCTAAGAGTGATTTCATCGGGCAGCCTGGTTTACAGCTACTAATGCCCTCCTCCATCGACCATGTGCCGGGCATAAACCGCCGAATCCCACGCTGGCCGCCGGCGACACCGAGTACGTAATCCTGTAGCCGGAGCGTTACCATCCCAGCGACGATGAGATTGACTGCATTTGTACTAGGCTCCCGATCCTCGCCAGTGGTCTCATCAGCACCCTCTGCGCCTTCATCCAACCCATAGTCCCCAGGCCCCGTCGCGTCGGGATTGTTCATTTCGTCATTAGCAGCCGTCTCGCGCCAGTGACGGGCACAGTTCTGGCATGGCTGCCCTGGACCTGCGATAGTTGCCTGTGCATAGGCGTTCTCGTCTAGTACCCCACCCGTGTTGTGAAGGTGCGATCCGCCGCTAATTACCGGCACAAGGTGAGCGTGAGCCATTTCGTCAAGAACTCGGGTGGGCCACTCACCTTCGGCAGCATGAATAACAACATCGCAATCAAGCAGCCGGTCAATAGCGCCGTACTGTAGTCGGGCTTCAACAACACTTGCTTCGTAGACGTCCACGGAAAATCCGGGTGCAGTCCCACCAAGTTGGGCGAGGCGCTCGGCTATATCGACCTTGGGACGTCGCGCATCTGCGTCTGCCCGACTCGCACCCTGGGCACGATTAAGATTCGCTGGCTCAACTCTGTCGAAATCAACGACGACGAGTTCACCGATACCCATCCGAGCGAGGTGCTCAGCGAGAATTGAGCCACCCCCACCAGCGCCGACAAGACCAACACGAAGTGAATTCAACTGCCGCTGTCCATCCTCACCCCACAATTCAATAGTGCTATCTTGTGTATCCAGTGAGATAGCTGCCGCCGCACCTGCAACGCCATCGGTTTTTTTAGACGTCGGGTATTCACGCAGTGATTCGCCCACGACACGTACACAATCCGCGTCGAAAGTCCGGGCTGATGACGGTGAATACGCCGCCTTCCCGACGTCATCAGCCGTATCTGGAGTATCGAACTCGTAGCCGATGACTCGCCACTGACGCGAGGTGTCTTTCACGATAGCAATTCCGAGCGGTGCCTCATCTCCAAGACGATTGGCGTCTTCAAAGAGGTCTTTCTCAGCTGTGTTTAGATCACCTACAGACGGGTTTGGAAAAGCCGTCTCGTCCCCTGTCAGGTTCGGATGGGTGTGAATATATAAAAGTCCAGCTGCGTCGCCAACTTCCCGGGCGCGAGCGACTGCCTCGTACCGGTAGTCAGCATCGAATTGAACACTCCCACCGTAATTGATGTCGCCATCAGCCGGATCGAGGATGTCGTGTACTAGAAAAGACACCCGGTCCTGGCCACTACTGCGTGTGATGACACAGATAACGCCTCGTTCCCATTCGTGCTCGGTTCGAGCATCCTCAAAGAGAATACGCTCAAGTTCGGTCTGCTGTTCCTCAGATAAAGCCAAATGGAACTCGTCCGCAGATTGTAGCAAATAGCTACGGTCCGTAAGCCGGTCTGGACGGTTGGTGGACATCGTTACTGCCCCTCCACTGGCGTACGCAGCACTTGTTTCATCCACGGAACCGCGGCCTGCATCTGGTCGGGACTCCCCTGCTCGTTGATATTCATATAGTCCCACCGTCGACTCCAATACAGAACCTGATCGACATCGAGAGCGCGACAAAGTGGTTCCGCGTGATCTCGATCGGTCTGTGTGTTGGTCGGGAGTTGGCCATCGATGCGTAAAACTGGATCAGTGGCGAATCCGTACTTTTGACCCGCTGGGAACGTGTCGGGTACTCGGATGAACACTTCGGCCCTATCGTGGTTGTAGTTGGCAAATCGACCAACGTTGACAATGCCCAAGCTAATGAATACAAAGTTACCCCCGCCTGGGTCATCGTCATTGGTGACCGTCACCAACTTCGGAGTTACTTCCGGGTGGGCCTGAAGCGTCTCAAATCCGTCCTGGAACCGATCTGAACGGTCGCGTAGAAGCTCATCGTGCTGGGAGTAGGTTCGGATGGTAGGAACCGCGTCAGCGCTCCCAGTTGCAGAGTCGTCCGTCGCCATATCTTACACGTAGTTCCGTCCGTCGCCCTTCGTGTCGAAGTGCTTGCGGTGTTGTTCGTCGAGGTGAACCGTGTCGCCCGGTGCGAATACTGCTTCTTCCGGACCGCCTTCGCCGCGGAGCGCCACGAGGTCATACGCGTCAGCACCATCGGGGAAGACGATCGCGATCAAGTCGCGGGCATCCACGGTCGAATCTTCGAATTTGGCCTTCGTCCCGTCAACGAAGACCACGTACTGCTTGTTGTTTCGGGGGGCGTTACCGTCGTCGTTCCGGCTTTCGCCGGGGTTGGAATCCTCACTCATGTATGTGGGACGCCACACGGAGGAGTGGAGCAACGCTTAACACCCGGCCAGACTGATAGTAGTCTAGTCCGGGTGACCCCAGCACCTCGGGGAGCCTAATCCCCGGTGGCTTCGCTGGCTGGTCATCGGGGCGATGCATCGACCTGCTCCGTGCGCCAACACCATCGCAGGTCGAGCGCGTCTTTCGTGGCGGCATGTACCAAGTCGGGAGGACCGACAGGTTACTGACGAATCGTTGTTGAAGGATATTAAAGCTATTGGGTAGATATCGCGCCTACAATCAGAATGCCATCGCTCTGTTGGCAAAGATTTTTATAGTAGTTGTACTAAACCATGTGATATGGTGTTGTTCAATGTCAGAAAATAACCGTCGCGATGATGAAGATGGAGAGATATCGGCATTGGAACTCGGTTCGGAATTACAGGACCCACTCGAAGACCTATCGGATGATGACCCGGATATAAAGGGGTTTGGCGATAATGAAAGCGACACGTTATCACAGGACAAAGTTCGACGTGCAGTCCGAAAGTTTGGCGAGGATGGGATCACGGTGAGCGAGATAATGGAGGTTACTGGGCTCGCGCGCAATACTGTTGATAAACATTTGACTCGGTTGCGACAGCTCCGTGAAGTGTACCGGCAAAAGCGTGACAAGCAGACCTACTTCTATTATCCAAACGGAAAGCCCCTACATTCGTTTGGGAAAAAGCGAATTGAGGACGGGGACACCATTTTGGATATTCAGCTGGCAAAAGGGAAGAATGACGACTTGTATTTCCACTTGACAGAGAAGCGCTTCTCGTTGATGGAAGGTGAAACCACAGAAGGAGCGGTCATCTTCCCGATGTCGTCACTTGATGAAGTCTTCCAAAAGATGCAAGAATTTGCTGAGGAGGCTGAAGAATAATGCAAGATATCAAATTCATCCAAAAGAACGAGCAAGGCCTTGATGAGGTCCGGATTAGTGAAGTCACAGGGATTGAGGCACCGTTCTACACCCCAGAAGTAAGCGGTCCAGAGGGTCTCCAATCATTACTTTTCGCACGTGACGCTTTGGAGTCCCACAGTCCGGTGATGGTAGCGGGACATAGGTGGCAAGATATTCGATCAAAGCCACGCTTCAAACAGGTTCGAGAGGACATTCGAGAGCTAGTAACCGAGCACCCGTTCTTCTATTACGAACCTGTTGAACTATTCCGTTATACTCGCCCTCAGAATTTGGTTACTTACGCGTTCCGCGGCGATCAGGCTCGTTCACGCGATTTCTACAGTGAACTACGGGATGGCAACTACAAAGACGCAATTGAGAAACTACCCCGCTTTTTCCAGCCTTTCATAGAAGCTCAAATGAAGGCCTTGCTGAAGAGCAAGGACCTCGCTGTCCCTATGAAATATCAGTCCCAAAATAGTGGCAAAGTCCACGAAGCCTGGCGGGACAAACGAGCGGATTCAGGGTTTACAGAGTACTTCGAGACGCTCGCTCAGGACGCAGGGAACGCACCTAATACTGCCCTCATTCCACCTGTACCCCCAGTGATGAAATCGACCGGGAAAGACGTCATCAGCCGCACACTGGGACTTAATAGCTATATGAGACAGCTGGCTGAGACAAAATGGAATGAACCCTCAAGTGGGTCAGTAACGGTATATCTCCACTTCTACATCGATCAGGGGGTTTTCGAGCCAAGTGATAATGGCAACGCCCAGCGGATCAAACAAGCCATTAAATCAGAAATACAGAGCGCATCCTACGCCGGCGTGGCCCTCACCATCTCAAATCTAGGTCGGGTATGGAACAAAGGGAATGAAAAAGCACTCGAGAGCTTCGTTACGGAAGTCGTCAATCTGGCACGTCAAGAGCATCTTCCGGTCATTCTCCCGCGGTCGGGCTATTACGGAATGTATCTAACTGATCACGGTGTTCAGACATTCTCCAGCCTGATGAATGGCAATCTCGAATATAATCGCCGAGGGGGAGGGATTGATGAACGTTCGAAGTACGGTACTATCCCAATATATGGTGCTGCACGGGAAGTGAATGCAGAAGAGTTAGACCAAGTGCTGGCACGCAATGGGGGCGAACTTCATGATATCTCCGGCATTCCGAGCTCGCCGCCAACATATAATCACTCTGCTGGATCATATAAAGCAAAGTACGGAAAAGCAATCCAGTTCCGAACTAGA
The Halorhabdus rudnickae DNA segment above includes these coding regions:
- a CDS encoding DNA-binding protein, with the translated sequence MSGKQLSTNEVSVDAQALEPTRERSGNDGVGEVVEDTPEFRPSVQQETQAKVDSNHPDGMVQDFSHLTLEQEERIKAREAELEHISAQAELTSQDGRARRTREVVIEDRRELRRERQRSDPRERLSQDELASVNREADRIAKRFDGGPRRAAIARVLAERVVRGQDLTEAVFETIDEWKAEPGVICPIADVPDVQSNEVDIEGEVIELWAPSDPAIAQVGLIVDETSTIKFTSWKKSDPKIVQEGETVRMYGVKKNWYDGRCSVAVTYHSRIEFPERDCWWE
- a CDS encoding HesA/MoeB/ThiF family protein, with protein sequence MSTNRPDRLTDRSYLLQSADEFHLALSEEQQTELERILFEDARTEHEWERGVICVITRSSGQDRVSFLVHDILDPADGDINYGGSVQFDADYRYEAVARAREVGDAAGLLYIHTHPNLTGDETAFPNPSVGDLNTAEKDLFEDANRLGDEAPLGIAIVKDTSRQWRVIGYEFDTPDTADDVGKAAYSPSSARTFDADCVRVVGESLREYPTSKKTDGVAGAAAAISLDTQDSTIELWGEDGQRQLNSLRVGLVGAGGGGSILAEHLARMGIGELVVVDFDRVEPANLNRAQGASRADADARRPKVDIAERLAQLGGTAPGFSVDVYEASVVEARLQYGAIDRLLDCDVVIHAAEGEWPTRVLDEMAHAHLVPVISGGSHLHNTGGVLDENAYAQATIAGPGQPCQNCARHWRETAANDEMNNPDATGPGDYGLDEGAEGADETTGEDREPSTNAVNLIVAGMVTLRLQDYVLGVAGGQRGIRRFMPGTWSMEEGISSCKPGCPMKSLLADGDTHQLTLSNDPKYAKIRRDLNGGDEQ
- a CDS encoding multiubiquitin domain-containing protein gives rise to the protein MSEDSNPGESRNDDGNAPRNNKQYVVFVDGTKAKFEDSTVDARDLIAIVFPDGADAYDLVALRGEGGPEEAVFAPGDTVHLDEQHRKHFDTKGDGRNYV
- a CDS encoding winged helix-turn-helix domain-containing protein — encoded protein: MSENNRRDDEDGEISALELGSELQDPLEDLSDDDPDIKGFGDNESDTLSQDKVRRAVRKFGEDGITVSEIMEVTGLARNTVDKHLTRLRQLREVYRQKRDKQTYFYYPNGKPLHSFGKKRIEDGDTILDIQLAKGKNDDLYFHLTEKRFSLMEGETTEGAVIFPMSSLDEVFQKMQEFAEEAEE